CCGCGCAGACCCGCGCGTGCGCCACGTTGATGTACCCATTCAGCGGCCCGGACATCCTGAACGCCTGGCTCCTCTTCCCCGACTGCCAGCGCTACGTGCTGTTCGGCCTCGAGCAGCCGGGCTCGCTGCCGCCCCTCGACCGCCTGACCGCCGAGCGCTCGGCCACACTGCTCGACGAAACACGCCACGCGATGAACGACCTGCTTGCGAGGAACTATTTCATCACCCGCCACATGCTGAAGGATACGGCCGCCCCCGAACTGCACGGCACGCTTCCGCTCATGGCCATCTTCCTGGTACGGCTCGATGCCCGCATCGTCAGCGTGCGCGACGTCGAAATCGCGGAGGATGGTCAGCTTCGAGACCGCTCGGCAGCCGTTCGCGAACACAAGGCCGCACCGGCCGTCGAGGTGGCATTCGTTCGCCCGGGACATCAGCCCCAGTCGCTGGTCTACTTCCGCGCGCAGGCCGAAGACCGCGCGATCTCACAGCGCCCCGGGGTCGTCCCCTTCCTGCGGAATCAGGCTCCGTTCGCAACGTTTCTGAAGTCGGCGTCCTATCTCCTCCACGGGACCCAGTTCACGTCCGTGCGCCAGTTGCTCCTGACGCACTCGACGCTGATCCTCGAGGACGACTCGGGCATCCCGCTCCGGTTCCTCAAGCCGGCCGACTGGCAAGTCACGCTGTACGGGCGCTACCAGAAGCCCGTCAAGGACTTCAACTACGGCTACCAGTCCGATCTGGCAAGGGCGTACGCCGTGGAGCGCGGCGTGAAACCGCTCACCTTCTCGTTCGGCTATCACTGGGAAGCCGGCAGCGCGGCCGTGCTCCTCGCGGTGCGCCGGACTCCACCGGCGAGTCACTGAGGCCGGTCCAGTGGGGGCAGGTATTTGTGCCTGCCTGGGACCACGGGCGGGACGCCCGTGCCACTCTGCCTGTGCCACTCTGCCTGTGGCACTCTGCCTGTGGCACTCTGCCTGTGCCACTCTGCCTGTGGCACTCTGCCTGTGGCACTCTGCCTGTGGCACTCTGCCTGTGGCACTCTGCCTGTGGCACTCCGCCCGTGGCACTCCGCCCGTGGCACTCCGCCCGTGGCACTTCGCCCGTGCCACTCGGTCCGTGTCGACGATCGGCGGGCCACAAGGTAGAATGGCGACCGGATGCGACAAGCCTTTGCCCTGCTCGTCTGCTGGCTCTGTGCCTTGACCTGGCTCGGCGCCGCTCGCGATCTGAGCCGCGACGAATCAATGGGCGGCCACACGCTCGCCCGGCACGTCGGGCGAACCGACACCCAACTGCAGGACCGTCTCCAGCGCGAACGTCAGATTTCGGCGGCGTCCACGTACGAAGACCGGGCCACCGCAGAGCGGGTCGTGTCCGACGCACTGGCGCAGTCGAAGGGCCGCCTGGATTCCTGGCTGGCACGCAGCGGCAATCGCCCGAACCTCGCCCTCCACTACCGCGGTCCGCGCGATCGCCCCATCGGTCGCTCGCTCGAACGCGGAACACGCGCGCCGCAGCCGTGTCACGACGCAGTCGTCGTGCTCCGCTGGGACGAACGTCGTCGCGACTACTACGTGCTCACCTCGTACCCGGAGGCACGCCGATGACATCCCGCCCGACACAGAGCGGCCCCGCGCCCGAGCTCCGCGCTGCGGCCTACCCGACGCTCGAGTCGTTCTTCAGCGGATATCTCCACGAGGACTTCGTGTCGGAGCACGGGACGCCGGAGGGCGCGCTGCGGATGTGGCGCATGGACGCGAATGCCAAGGAGAAATCGCGCCTGGGTGCGGAGGCCGCGGCGTTTCTCTCGGTCGCCAGTCAACTGCCGTTCGAGACCGTCGCCGGCTTCGTCCGCCGCGAACTCGGCAGCGCCTGGCGTCCCTCCAGCCTGAAGCGCCTCGAAGATTTGTTCACACCCTCACCGCGCCGGACCTGAATGAACAGCCTCCGGCTCCGCGCGCTCATCGTCGGTCTCGCTGCTGCCTGCGCGATCGGCGTCCCCGCCCTCAGGGGACAGCCGGCGGCCGGTCAACTGGCGTCCGGCCTCGCAAAGGAGGATTCGCTCGGCCGCCTGGCCGACGAAGTGGCTCGCGAGGTCGAGCAGCTGCGTGGCTGGACGTTCAAACGGCGGGTCGACAAGATGCACACGTCGCTCCCCGAGGCGAGATCCGACCTGGAGCGATCGATCCGAAGGGAGTTGCCGCCCGATCGTCTCGCGATGAAGCAGGCTTTTCTCCGTACCGCAGGACTCATTCCCTCCGACTGCGACCTGGTCGCCGCGCAACTCGATGTTCTCGAACAGCAGGTGGCCGGCTACTACGACACCGACAGCCACGTGCTCCATCTGGTCGATCGCCCCGGCACGACGCCCGCGTTCGTCGACCGCATGATTCTCTCGCACGAGCTCACCCACGCACTCGACGACCAATACCTGGACATCACGAGCCTGACGCACCGCGTCCCGCAGACCGAGGATTCGGCTTTTGTCGTCACCGCGCTCGTCGAAGGCTCCGCGACGGCGCTCATGCTCCAGGACATGACGGTGGCACAGAAATCCGGGCGGCTGGATCTCGCCGACCTGGGACCGTACCTGCAGCAGGAGCTGGCGCGGGCCAGGAAGCTCGAGCAACTCCCGCGCTACTTCTCGGCGATGTTCGGCTCGTACATCGTCGGCGCCGCGTTTCTGGCCAAGGGAGACCTCAGCACCGTGTTCAGCATGCCCGACGACCGGCCGATTGGGGAGAACCTCCTGGCTGCGGCGAAGGCGCCGCCGCGGTCCGGTGAACAGGTACTCCACCCCGAGAAGTACTGGAACGCCCAGCGGCCCGATGAACCGATCCTCATCGATGACCGGGCGATCGAACGGTGGCTGGCGCACGACGGCCGATGGATTGTCCACCGCGACACGCTCGGTGAGATGCTGACGGCCGTGTTCACCGAGCCGCACGAGGCTCCGAAGGACATGGCCAAGTTCCAGTCGGCGGCCGCCTGGACCAATCCCGGCGCAATCGGGTGGGGCGGCGATCGCTTCTACCTCCTCGCATCCGGGGCAACGCAGGAAGAGGCCGCCCACCGTCTCGCGGATCTTCAAGGGGTGTGGATCACCGTGTGGGACTCGGCCAAAGAGCGCGAAGAGTTCCTCCGCGCGATCGAGAAGGGCACGCCGCCGCCCCGCTCCCAGACGGCGGCGGTGGGCCGCACGATGGCGGTCGTGTTCATCGGGTTCGAGGACGGGGAACGCCAGGTCCTCCTCTCGCGCCTGAGGGAACTGCCCCTGCCCGTGATCGGGAGTCGTTGACAGCGCCGTCGTCCTGGGATATCTCTGCCATCGAATCTATCCCGCTCCCTGGCAGGATCGGACAATCTCAACATGCGCACTTACCTTCTCTTCGCCAGCATCGTCGTGTTGACCGTTACGATGGCCGGTGAGACTTCGCTCGGACAGCGAGCGCCCGCCGCGCCCCGGCTCGAGTCGTTGGCCGGCGTCTTCAGCGGCAGTGCGGCCGCCGTGCGCGACACCAACGGGGACAATCTCCCCGATGCCGTCGTCGCGCGCATCATCGTGCCGGCGAGCCCGACGGCCGATGACATCGAGGCGGCGACCAACATCGCCGGTCGCCTCGGGTACGAGACGACGGCACTGTCGATGCCCCTGGTGCTGCGCGACAACGAGGTCCGCGCGCCGGCAGACATCGGCCTGCCCATCCTCGTCGGCAGAACCAACGCCTTCGTCAAGCAACTGATCGATCGGGGCGCGCTCGACGTCCGGTCCGTGCAGGCCGGACAGGGCCTCCTGACGCTCGTCCGCTCGCCGCTCGGAGGCCCCGACGGTGTCGTCGTGGTCGGCGGAGACGATGCGGGAACGCTGGCCGCCGGGGTGGAACTCGCAGCCCGGGTGCCGCGGTTGTGGAACATGACCGGCATCACGCTGGGCGGGATCGAGCAGCAGGTGACCCGCTGCCTGGCGGACAAGGGCATGACCGCCTCGGACACCCACGTGACGTCCCTCCTGGTCGATGCCGAACGGCGCGGCATCGCCGTCGTCGGCGTTCGGACGCACCTCGCCAGACAGGACGCCACTCGCGCGGCGGCGGCGCTCGAACAAGTCGACGCCGCCCATCGCCATGGCCTCGAGGAACGGACGCTGAACTTCGCCGAGGCCGCGGCAACGCGCGTGGAGATGCTCACCGACGGGGGACCGCAGACCACGGCCGTGGTCCACAGGGGCGGCATGAACGGCCGAACCCTCACGCCGCCCGTCGATCCAGACGAGTTCGCGCCGGAGCCGAATGCGAGCGGTGTGATCGAGCCGCGACTCGCCCCGGCCAAACCGTTCGATCTCACCAACGCGTATTCCATCGAAGGCTGGTTCGGCGACGCCTACCAGGACCTGATCCCGGACCGTACCGAGACGGCCGTCGTGGTCGGGAGCGCGGACGATTCACTTGGCGCAGCGCACATTGCGGCCCGTCTCGGACTCGAGACGACCGGCATCAGCCTGCCGATCACCAAGCGCGACGACAAGGTCAAGGAGCCCGGCAACGAGGCCAGCCCCATCCTCGTCGGCCGCACGAACGCGCTCGTCCTCCAATTGATCAAGATCGGCAAGACACGTCTGGACGACCTTCACCCTGGCGAAGGTGCCGTGCAGATCGTCCCGCGCGCGTTCGGCAACGCCACCGCGACCGTCGTGGCCGGGGCGGATCCGGCTGGCACGATGGCGGCGAGCCTCTATCTGGCACGCCGCGCACCGTACGTCTGGGATGTCGCCCGCGGCGCCGCGTCGATGGAAGACGTTTCCACAGAAGTGACGCGTTTCCTCGCAGCCAAGAGCAGCGCCGGCCAAGCCGGGCAAGCCGTCCAGGAACTCAAGAGCGTGCTGGACGATCTCAAGGACAAGACGATCGAGTCGTTCGACGCCAAGTTGTTCATCGAGCACGGCGACAAGGCGCTCGACGCGCACGTGGGCTCGCAGATCCGAGCGGCAGTCGGACAGGCCGCGACCGTCACCGTCTCCAGCCAGGGAATCACGGATCCCGCCACGGTGTTCGAAGACAAGATAGACGTGCCGTGGGAGGTCGACGAGTTCTGGGCGAAGCTCCGGTCGGACGTCATCCCGAAGGTCAAACCGGGATCGGCGGTCGAAGTCGAGGCGCGCCTCAGTGAGCCAGACGAGGTCAGGACGGGCCTCGTCGAGCAGGCACGCGCGGAGTTGACGAAGGCGGGCGCTGCGACCGTTCGGG
This Vicinamibacterales bacterium DNA region includes the following protein-coding sequences:
- a CDS encoding RNase A-like domain-containing protein, with the protein product MRQAFALLVCWLCALTWLGAARDLSRDESMGGHTLARHVGRTDTQLQDRLQRERQISAASTYEDRATAERVVSDALAQSKGRLDSWLARSGNRPNLALHYRGPRDRPIGRSLERGTRAPQPCHDAVVVLRWDERRRDYYVLTSYPEARR
- a CDS encoding contact-dependent growth inhibition system immunity protein produces the protein MTSRPTQSGPAPELRAAAYPTLESFFSGYLHEDFVSEHGTPEGALRMWRMDANAKEKSRLGAEAAAFLSVASQLPFETVAGFVRRELGSAWRPSSLKRLEDLFTPSPRRT